GTACTGCCACACCTCCGTCGATTCCAGTCCGTTCGCGGGCATTCCTCCCACCGAAACCTGCATGACCTGCCATTCGCAGGTCTGGACTGAAGCCCCCATGCTGCAGCCTGTCCGTGATAGTTGGGACACGGGCAAACCCCTTGTCTGGAATCGCGTTACCGATCTTCCCGACTTTGTCTATTTCAATCACAGCATCCACGTCAACAAAGGCATTGGCTGCACGACGTGTCATGGTCAGGTTGACCAAATGCCCCTCATGTCCAAGGCCAACACCTTCCATATGTCGTGGTGTTTGCAGTGCCATAAAGCTCCGGAGAAATTCATTCGACCCAAAGACCAAGTCTACTCCGTGGACTGGAAACCGGGTGCAAACCAGCTTCAAGAAGGCAAGAAACTGGTTGAAGAGTACGGCGTCCGCGTTGAGCAGTTGACCAATTGTTCGGTGTGCCACCGGTAAT
The window above is part of the Candidatus Hydrogenedentota bacterium genome. Proteins encoded here:
- a CDS encoding cytochrome c family protein translates to MNTVMRVGIVGGVIFLNVLLGGAMAFYRSPFVTNVNIAKEQVVPFSHKHHVAGLGIDCRYCHTSVDSSPFAGIPPTETCMTCHSQVWTEAPMLQPVRDSWDTGKPLVWNRVTDLPDFVYFNHSIHVNKGIGCTTCHGQVDQMPLMSKANTFHMSWCLQCHKAPEKFIRPKDQVYSVDWKPGANQLQEGKKLVEEYGVRVEQLTNCSVCHR